Proteins encoded by one window of Salicibibacter halophilus:
- a CDS encoding IS110 family RNA-guided transposase: MRMFVGLDVSSFDMKVCVLDQEGDQLSAFTVSNDLPGAEVLKERLLELLADIEVDILKIGLESTSVYSFHPSMFLHNDDDLKPYGSQVFVINPKQIANFKKSYPDMNKTDEIDAFVIADYMRFGRNQMSVVKESQYMALQQLTRSRYHLTKAMTKEKQHFLQHLEYKCNTFSKEVDSSVFGHAMMELFLEKYSLDELAQLPLEDLTRFLQEKGRNRFPDPEAVATSIQKAVRSSYRLDKVVEDSIDVLLGTSIELIRSFQKQIEAIDQSITRIMKGLTQTLESIPGIGPVFAAGIIAELGQIDRFPDETKIAKYAGLYWRKHQSGRFTAEDTSLTRQGNHYLRYYLVEAANSVRRQIPEYQVFYQKKYQEVPKHQHKRALVLTARKLVRLVDALLRKNQLFTPERGVNL, encoded by the coding sequence ATGCGAATGTTTGTCGGGCTTGACGTTAGCTCGTTTGATATGAAAGTGTGTGTGCTTGATCAAGAAGGTGATCAGCTTTCGGCTTTTACGGTTTCCAATGACTTGCCGGGTGCCGAGGTGCTCAAAGAACGGCTGCTCGAGCTCTTAGCCGATATAGAGGTTGACATCCTAAAGATCGGCCTGGAGTCCACATCCGTCTATAGTTTTCATCCATCCATGTTCTTGCATAATGACGATGATTTAAAACCCTATGGCTCCCAAGTCTTTGTGATCAATCCGAAGCAGATTGCCAACTTCAAAAAGAGCTACCCTGACATGAATAAGACCGATGAGATTGACGCCTTTGTGATCGCCGATTACATGCGTTTCGGGCGCAATCAGATGTCCGTTGTCAAAGAAAGCCAATACATGGCTCTTCAACAGCTGACACGTTCGCGTTATCACTTGACCAAAGCGATGACGAAAGAGAAACAACACTTCTTGCAGCACTTGGAGTATAAATGCAACACCTTTTCCAAAGAAGTGGATTCATCGGTGTTTGGCCATGCTATGATGGAACTCTTTCTTGAAAAATACAGCCTGGATGAACTTGCCCAGCTTCCGCTTGAGGACCTGACCCGGTTTCTTCAAGAGAAAGGGAGAAATCGTTTTCCCGATCCGGAAGCTGTCGCCACATCCATCCAGAAAGCCGTCCGTTCATCGTACCGGTTGGACAAAGTCGTCGAAGATTCCATCGATGTGCTTTTAGGAACGTCCATTGAGCTCATTCGTTCCTTCCAAAAGCAAATCGAGGCGATCGATCAGTCCATTACTCGGATCATGAAAGGACTGACGCAGACGCTGGAATCAATCCCGGGCATTGGTCCGGTCTTCGCCGCAGGCATCATTGCCGAACTCGGTCAGATTGACCGGTTTCCCGATGAAACAAAAATAGCTAAATATGCGGGACTGTACTGGCGAAAACACCAGTCCGGGCGGTTTACCGCCGAAGATACTTCACTGACACGTCAAGGGAACCATTATTTGCGTTATTACCTCGTTGAAGCCGCCAACTCGGTACGAAGGCAAATTCCGGAATACCAAGTCTTTTATCAGAAGAAGTATCAAGAAGTCCCGAAACATCAACACAAACGTGCACTCGTGCTCACGGCAAGAAAACTCGTGCGATTGGTGGATGCGCTGCTACGCAAAAACCAACTCTTTACGCCAGAAAGGGGCGTGAACCTCTGA
- a CDS encoding DNA primase — MNKKLLYGALAGIFSVGMLTACGDIMEEDEGVPMDGGEDEGDMEEDPGAEDEGGIEEDPGAEDEDDGMDDF, encoded by the coding sequence ATGAATAAGAAGCTGCTTTATGGTGCCCTTGCTGGCATCTTTTCCGTTGGCATGCTAACCGCATGCGGAGACATTATGGAAGAAGATGAGGGAGTCCCGATGGATGGCGGTGAAGATGAAGGCGACATGGAAGAAGACCCCGGAGCTGAAGATGAAGGCGGCATAGAAGAAGATCCTGGAGCTGAAGATGAGGACGACGGCATGGACGACTTCTAG
- a CDS encoding S8 family peptidase, which yields MFNYAARNVAGLSLIDGHLREELNGAIAASSKIFPVMVQFKAGCLTSGVQYLESIVNTYAHCQVNRSFPRFSLQGGTLTAVALEDLCYNCKDVKKVYLDRTFSVSIDTATETTRASDLQEERDETGEGEGVTVAILDTGVHPSPDLMEPEERIIGFKDVIDDQEEPYDDNGHGTHCAGCAAGNGHQSDGEYTAPAPKANIVGVKVLDRMGAGSLSNIIAGVDWCIENQEAYDIRILSLSLGSPASEPGDDDPVVQAVNQAWDEGMVVCVAAGNEGPGEGTIASPGTSPKVITVGALDEQGTPDRSDVDVADFSSRGPTIDGDTKPDLLAPGVDITAIRAPDAFLDQMEKAKHVNDDYISMSGTSMATPICAGVCAQLLERNSEWDPNEVKERLHEGAEDLGLEPNTQGEGLLDAVASDNDDADDARDNDDDTQ from the coding sequence ATGTTCAATTATGCTGCTAGGAATGTTGCCGGTTTATCCTTGATCGATGGTCATTTAAGAGAGGAATTAAACGGAGCGATCGCAGCGTCTTCGAAGATTTTTCCTGTTATGGTTCAATTTAAAGCAGGGTGTTTGACCAGTGGTGTTCAATATTTAGAAAGCATCGTGAACACCTATGCACACTGTCAAGTGAACCGATCGTTTCCGCGTTTTTCGTTACAAGGCGGAACGCTCACAGCTGTAGCGCTTGAAGATCTTTGTTATAACTGCAAGGATGTTAAGAAAGTCTATCTTGATCGTACATTTAGTGTTAGCATTGATACGGCTACCGAAACGACCAGAGCAAGTGATCTCCAAGAAGAAAGGGATGAAACCGGTGAAGGCGAAGGGGTGACGGTCGCCATTCTTGATACAGGGGTCCATCCGAGTCCAGATCTCATGGAACCCGAAGAGCGAATCATTGGCTTTAAAGATGTCATTGATGATCAGGAAGAACCCTATGACGATAATGGTCACGGGACCCACTGCGCCGGGTGTGCAGCCGGTAATGGCCATCAATCCGATGGAGAATATACAGCGCCAGCTCCTAAAGCCAATATCGTCGGGGTCAAAGTCCTTGATAGGATGGGCGCCGGTTCCTTATCCAATATTATCGCTGGCGTCGATTGGTGTATCGAAAACCAAGAGGCCTACGACATCCGGATTTTATCCTTATCGTTAGGGAGCCCGGCCTCGGAACCTGGAGACGACGATCCGGTGGTGCAAGCGGTCAACCAAGCTTGGGATGAAGGGATGGTCGTATGTGTCGCTGCTGGTAATGAGGGTCCCGGTGAAGGAACCATTGCTTCTCCGGGCACTAGTCCAAAGGTGATCACTGTAGGGGCTTTGGACGAACAAGGGACGCCTGATCGATCCGATGTAGATGTGGCTGACTTCTCGAGTCGAGGCCCAACCATTGATGGAGACACGAAACCAGATCTTCTTGCCCCTGGTGTGGATATTACCGCTATACGTGCGCCGGATGCCTTTCTCGATCAAATGGAAAAGGCCAAACACGTCAATGACGACTATATCTCGATGTCCGGGACATCGATGGCCACCCCCATTTGTGCAGGCGTGTGTGCGCAACTGTTAGAACGAAACAGTGAATGGGATCCAAACGAGGTGAAGGAGCGATTACATGAGGGAGCTGAAGATCTCGGTCTGGAACCCAACACCCAAGGGGAGGGTTTGCTAGATGCTGTTGCTAGTGACAACGATGATGCCGATGATGCCAGGGACAATGACGATGACACCCAATAA
- a CDS encoding family 10 glycosylhydrolase, producing the protein MKQTEGFYRAFWVQAFEPGLKTPEEIDQLLLDADNANMNAILAQVSRRHDAYYSSDVLPFTEDPAIPSGFDPLGYLVEQAKEREIEVHPLWHEVYNGPPEHPDHIYHAHGPDASDQDTWVTYGYDGNPNEAMPYLDVGHPDFQTHIVEMVTDVANHYDLDGVHLDLYLIT; encoded by the coding sequence ATGAAGCAGACCGAAGGTTTTTATCGGGCTTTTTGGGTCCAAGCTTTTGAACCAGGGTTGAAAACCCCTGAAGAGATTGATCAACTTCTCCTTGATGCTGACAATGCCAATATGAATGCCATCCTCGCCCAAGTGAGTCGCAGACATGATGCCTATTATAGCAGTGACGTATTACCGTTTACAGAGGATCCAGCTATCCCTTCGGGGTTTGATCCCCTCGGATATTTGGTGGAGCAAGCGAAAGAAAGAGAGATTGAGGTCCATCCTCTCTGGCACGAGGTGTATAATGGTCCACCTGAGCATCCCGATCACATCTATCATGCCCATGGCCCCGATGCCTCTGATCAAGATACGTGGGTGACGTATGGGTACGACGGCAACCCCAACGAAGCCATGCCATACCTCGATGTCGGCCATCCGGATTTTCAGACCCATATTGTGGAAATGGTCACCGATGTGGCGAACCATTATGACCTTGATGGCGTGCACTTGGATTTGTATTTGATAACTTAA
- the istB gene encoding IS21-like element helper ATPase IstB — protein MTIKTQEEWHADVQSYAKELKLPMIRRHVAEHASEASMQDISYEAFLAQLLQKEQDARRESARYNRIRRAEFNQKKYLEDLSVQDLPEDAQKKLNTLKSLDFIREGRNAIFAGNAGTGKSHMAIGLGMKACLEGFKVWFTTVPILVNQIKETRAEKTLRNFQSRFEKYDLVIADEMGYISFDKEGAEQLFTHLSLRAGRKSTIITTNLSFERWGEIFQDEVMTAAMIDRLTHQAHIVNMNGSSYRMKETKEWLGTQDADDVQQ, from the coding sequence TTGACCATTAAAACCCAAGAAGAATGGCACGCGGATGTTCAATCATACGCGAAAGAATTAAAGCTACCCATGATTCGCAGACATGTGGCTGAGCACGCGTCAGAAGCCAGTATGCAAGACATCAGCTACGAAGCCTTTCTAGCTCAACTCCTACAAAAAGAACAAGATGCCCGGCGGGAATCGGCCCGATATAACCGCATCCGCCGGGCTGAATTCAATCAGAAAAAATACTTGGAGGATCTTTCGGTTCAAGACTTGCCCGAAGATGCCCAGAAAAAGCTCAATACCTTGAAAAGCCTGGATTTTATCCGCGAAGGACGGAATGCCATTTTTGCCGGGAATGCCGGAACGGGAAAGTCGCACATGGCGATCGGCTTGGGAATGAAAGCTTGTTTGGAAGGGTTTAAAGTATGGTTTACGACGGTGCCGATTCTTGTCAACCAAATCAAGGAAACACGGGCGGAGAAAACCCTTCGAAATTTTCAAAGCCGATTCGAGAAATATGATCTGGTGATCGCCGATGAGATGGGTTATATCTCCTTTGATAAAGAAGGCGCAGAACAACTCTTCACTCATCTCTCCCTCCGGGCAGGGCGCAAATCGACGATTATCACGACGAATCTCTCTTTTGAACGTTGGGGGGAAATCTTTCAGGATGAGGTCATGACCGCGGCGATGATTGATCGCCTCACGCATCAAGCGCATATTGTCAATATGAATGGGAGCTCTTATCGCATGAAAGAGACCAAAGAGTGGCTGGGCACCCAGGATGCGGACGACGTTCAGCAGTAA
- a CDS encoding family 10 glycosylhydrolase has product MDYIRYPENALDDPPGWYGYNPTVLQRFQEEMDRDDRPEPEDEEWLAWKVNQVDHLVQRVYTELMEVDASQVLSASVLSWGFEDPSEHDFWGLDPVQRAHQNWKTWIQEGYLDYVFVMNYDSEEERPDRLRNG; this is encoded by the coding sequence ATGGATTATATTCGTTACCCAGAAAATGCTCTAGATGACCCCCCGGGGTGGTATGGCTATAACCCAACGGTGCTCCAGCGTTTTCAAGAAGAAATGGATCGAGATGATCGACCGGAACCCGAAGACGAGGAATGGCTCGCCTGGAAAGTCAATCAAGTGGATCACCTGGTTCAACGCGTCTATACAGAACTCATGGAGGTCGATGCATCCCAAGTGTTGAGTGCCTCTGTCCTTTCATGGGGATTTGAGGATCCATCCGAACATGATTTCTGGGGCCTCGATCCTGTTCAACGAGCGCATCAAAACTGGAAAACATGGATTCAGGAAGGCTATCTTGATTACGTATTTGTCATGAATTATGACTCAGAGGAAGAGCGTCCCGATCGTTTACGGAATGGGTAG
- a CDS encoding N-acetylmuramoyl-L-alanine amidase family protein — MQRIYMDPGHGGSDSGATGHGMAEKDIVLDIGLQMSVYLRENFEGMYRRMSRTSDTFVSLQDRTNDANSWGADVFVSIHANGFDGRARGFETYIHDSNPTWARELQRIMHPRVLEGMQTFDALIPDRGQQLANFHVLRESQANAILTENLFVDNATDADLLQDPAFISAVAAEHAEAVAAFLGLTPISSD; from the coding sequence ATGCAAAGGATTTATATGGACCCTGGGCATGGTGGCAGTGACAGCGGGGCTACAGGGCACGGCATGGCTGAAAAGGATATTGTGCTCGATATTGGCCTTCAGATGAGCGTTTATCTGCGTGAAAACTTTGAAGGCATGTACCGTCGAATGTCACGGACGAGTGACACGTTTGTTTCGCTTCAAGATCGCACAAATGACGCAAACAGTTGGGGAGCCGACGTGTTTGTATCCATCCATGCCAATGGCTTTGATGGAAGGGCCCGTGGGTTCGAGACGTATATTCATGACAGCAATCCAACATGGGCGAGAGAACTGCAAAGGATCATGCATCCACGTGTTTTAGAAGGCATGCAAACGTTCGATGCTTTGATCCCTGATCGGGGCCAGCAATTAGCCAATTTTCATGTGCTTCGGGAAAGTCAAGCCAATGCGATTTTAACTGAAAATTTGTTTGTTGATAACGCCACGGACGCTGATTTATTACAAGACCCAGCGTTTATCTCGGCGGTAGCAGCGGAACATGCTGAGGCTGTAGCTGCCTTTTTGGGTTTAACACCCATAAGCAGTGATTGA
- a CDS encoding MBL fold metallo-hydrolase: MVRHRWWLLLIGLGILVVGCSKGTFTGSLEEIADDKPKEEMDAAPPTVEGESSISFLDVGQGDSTLIQEGNTTILIDTGRHDDDAIFDHLETHGVTDIDLLVFTHPHADHIGNGDKIVEAYEPEEVWMDGNETDGYI; the protein is encoded by the coding sequence ATGGTGAGACATCGTTGGTGGCTGCTTCTCATTGGTTTAGGGATCTTGGTTGTCGGATGCAGCAAGGGGACGTTTACAGGGAGCTTAGAGGAGATCGCAGACGATAAACCGAAAGAAGAGATGGATGCCGCTCCCCCGACGGTTGAAGGGGAATCCTCCATTTCATTCTTAGATGTCGGTCAGGGCGATAGCACTCTGATTCAAGAAGGGAACACCACCATCTTAATTGATACGGGCAGACATGACGATGATGCGATTTTTGATCATTTAGAAACCCATGGTGTTACCGATATTGATTTGTTAGTGTTCACGCATCCGCACGCGGATCATATCGGGAATGGGGATAAAATCGTGGAGGCCTATGAGCCGGAAGAGGTTTGGATGGATGGTAATGAAACAGACGGATACATTTGA
- a CDS encoding ComEC/Rec2 family competence protein gives MHYGDISFLFTGDAEGEAEQQMIDDGMNVSADVYSMGHHGSETSSQRFFVEEVNPDVAVYSSGEGNPYEHPHDEALQRVEDQGADIYGTMEDGTVTVITDGESLDIDTESEE, from the coding sequence ATGCATTACGGAGATATATCGTTCCTTTTTACCGGTGATGCCGAAGGGGAAGCTGAGCAGCAAATGATCGATGATGGCATGAATGTATCCGCTGATGTTTATAGCATGGGGCATCACGGGTCAGAAACATCGAGTCAACGTTTTTTTGTTGAAGAAGTGAACCCTGATGTAGCGGTTTATTCATCCGGGGAAGGGAATCCTTATGAGCATCCTCATGATGAAGCGTTACAGCGCGTGGAGGATCAAGGGGCTGACATCTATGGAACCATGGAAGACGGAACGGTGACTGTGATCACGGACGGAGAAAGTCTG